In a genomic window of Oreochromis aureus strain Israel breed Guangdong linkage group 13, ZZ_aureus, whole genome shotgun sequence:
- the tomm20a gene encoding translocase of outer mitochondrial membrane 20 codes for MLSGRTSALVAGVCGALFIAYCVYFDRKRRSDPRFKEKLRERRRKQKVSSEKTGLTKLPNLKDEEAVQKFFLEEIQLAEELLAQGEFDKGVEHLTNAIAVCGQPQQLLQVLQQTLPAPVFQMLLTRLPSISQRLIGTQSLAEDDVE; via the exons ATGTTGAGCGGCAGGACGAGCGCGCTGGTCGCCGGGGTGTGTGGTGCCCTTTTCATCGCATACTGTGTTTACTTTGACAGGAAGCGGCGGAGTGACCCCCGTTTCAAGGAAAAGCTACGTGAGC GTCGACGAAAGCAAAAGGTTTCCAGTGAGAAGACTGGGCTTACAAAG CTGCCGAACTTGAAGGACGAAGAAGCTGTCCAGAAATTCTTCTTGGAGGAAATCCAGCTGGCAGAGGAGCTCCTTGCACAAG GTGAATTTGACAAAGGTGTAGAACACCTGACCAATGCCATTGCAGTATGTGGTCAACCTCAGCAGCTACTTCAGGTGCTTCAGCAAACGCTGCCTGCTCCAGTCTTCCAAATGTTGCTCACCAGACTACCCAGCATCAGCCAG CGACTCATCGGCACTCAATCTTTAGCAGAAGATGACGTCGAATGA